Proteins from a single region of Helicoverpa armigera isolate CAAS_96S chromosome 21, ASM3070526v1, whole genome shotgun sequence:
- the LOC110380794 gene encoding cytochrome P450 4C1, with amino-acid sequence MFVVTVLCAACVSYLVWRLMTRKTTEPPFFPGWWPILGHAPALIGDSCKLWNGVNDLAKQSYDIGGVVSIGIGPRTAYVISDPDDSFTVANSCFEKDDFYDIAKPWLGEGLVTGKYSIWKNHRKLLNPAFSQILLDTFMGVFNSQSRKLVKDMEKEAGKGLFDHWTYTRHNALETICLTALGVDFTDSNLNSEYVEAAELIFYTMVERFTKFWWHSPYTFAWSNVKKKQDDCLKILHNMSNTVLQKRKSEINGSVCAEESEIPRKKFKPFLDLLLELSVEKGVLNDREVREHVDTIIVGGHDTSASVLMFTMILLGSHPEAQEKAFAEVLEVLGDEDRDVEKADLSRLVYLEAVLKESMRVFTIVPVLARKLDKDVKLKNYTLSAGRTCFLFVFGLHKHPMWGPDVDEFRPERWLEPGQLPDNPNAFAAFSVGRRQCIGKAYALMSMKTTLAHVVRHYKIKADHTKVRLKLDVMLKPDAGHCISIERR; translated from the exons ATGTTTGTTGTAACCGTATTGTGCGCCGCCTGCGTCTCTTACTTGGTGTGGCGACTGATGACCAGGAAGACCACAGAACCACCGTTTTTTCCAGGCTGGTGGCCTATTCTAGGACATGCGCCGGCTCTTATAGGAGATAGCTGCA AACTATGGAACGGCGTAAACGACTTGGCTAAACAGAGCTACGATATTGGGGGAGTTGTGTCTATCGGCATTGGACCAAGAACGGCATATG TTATATCCGACCCAGACGACAGTTTCACAGTAGCAAACTCTTGCTTTGAAAAGGATGACTTTTATGACATCGCTAAACCATGGCTAGGGGAAGGATTAGTTACTGGGAAAT ATTCAATCTGGAAGAATCATCGCAAGCTCCTGAATCCAGCGTTCAGTCAGATATTGCTGGACACCTTCATGGGAGTCTTCAACAGTCAGTCCAGGAAGCTGGTCAAGGATATGGAAAAAGAGGCCGGAAAAGGACTCTTCGACCACTGGACTTACACAAGACATAACGCTTTAGAAACTATCTGCT TGACAGCTCTCGGAGTAGACTTCACAGACTCGAATTTAAACAGCGAGTATGTAGAAGCTGCAGAGCTGATCTTCTATACCATGGTGGAGCGGTTCACGAAGTTCTGGTGGCACAGCCCTTACACCTTCGCCTGGAGTAACGTCAAGAAGAAGCAGGATGACTGTCTTAAGATCCTGCATAATATGTCTAACACA GTTCTACAAAAAAGAAAGTCAGAGATAAATGGCAGTGTTTGTGCCGAGGAGAGCGAAATCCCAA GGAAAAAGTTCAAGCCTTTCTTGGATCTTCTGCTGGAACTGTCTGTTGAGAAGGGAGTGTTAAATGATAGAGAAGTAAGAGAGCATGTGGACACTATTATAGTTGGGGGCCATGACACCTCGGCCAGTGTGCTCATGTTTACCATGATATTGTTGGGATCTCATCCTGAAGCACAGGAGAAGGCTTTTGCTGA AGTGCTAGAAGTGCTAGGCGATGAAGACAGAGATGTGGAGAAGGCTGATCTATCAAGGCTGGTGTACTTGGAAGCTGTTCTGAAGGAGAGCATGAGGGTGTTCACCATCGTGCCGGTGCTCGCCAGGAAACTCGACAAAGATGTCAAGCTTA AAAATTATACACTATCAGCCGGGCGAACCTGTTTCTTGTTTGTGTTTGGTCTCCATAAGCACCCAATGTGGGGGCCTGATGTGGACGAGTTCAGGCCTGAGCGCTGGTTGGAACCTGGACAATTGCCTGACAACCCTAATGCTTTTGCTGCCTTTAGTGTTGGGAGACGACAGTGTATTG GTAAAGCGTATGCTCTAATGTCGATGAAAACGACCCTGGCTCACGTGGTGCGCCACTACAAGATAAAGGCGGATCACACCAAGGTGAGGCTGAAGCTCGACGTCATGCTCAAACCTGACGCAGGACACTGCATCAGCATTGAGAGACGATAG
- the LOC126056383 gene encoding cytochrome P450 4V2-like, with the protein MFTVALFCIACAAYWAWRQKNRKVTEPPFFPGGWPIVGHAPSLIGDSCKLWDAVNDLARQSYDIGGVVSAAIGPRTVYIVTDPDDSFTIANSCLEKDGFYDFAKPWLGEGLVTGKYSIWKNHRKLLNPAFSQILLDTFMGVFNSQSRKLVKDMEKEIGKGLFDHWTYTRHNALETICLTALGVDFTDSNLNSKYVEAAELIFNTIVERFTKFWWHSPYTFAWSNVKKKQDACLEILHNMSNTVLQKRKSEFNGNICAARSIIPGSKFKPFMDLLLDLSVEKGVFNDREIREHVDTMIVGGHDTSANVLMFTMILLGSHPEAQEKAFAEVREVLGDGDRDVEKADLSKLVYLEAVLKESMRVFTIVPVLARKLDKDVKLKNYTLSAGRTCFLFVFGLHKHPMWGPDVNEFKPERWIEPGKLPDNPNAFAAFSVGRRQCIGKAYALMSMKTTLAHVVRHYKIKADHTKVRLKLDVMLKPDAGHCISIERR; encoded by the exons ATGTTCACCGTAGCGCTATTCTGCATCGCTTGCGCAGCGTACTGGGCGTGGCGACAGAAGAACAGGAAGGTCACAGAGCCACCATTTTTCCCAGGAGGATGGCCCATTGTAGGACACGCGCCTTCTCTTATAGGAGATAGCTGCA AACTTTGGGATGCTGTCAACGACTTGGCCAGACAGAGCTACGATATCGGAGGAGTTGTGTCAGCAGCCATCGGACCACGGACTGTTtata tCGTAACCGACCCAGACGACAGTTTCACAATAGCGAATTCTTGCCTTGAAAAGGACGGATTTTATGACTTCGCCAAACCGTGGCTAGGTGAAGGCTTAGTCACTGGGAAAT ATTCGATCTGGAAGAATCATCGCAAGCTCCTCAATCCAGCGTTCAGTCAGATATTGCTGGACACTTTCATGGGAGTCTTCAACAGTCAGTCCAGGAAGCTTGTCAAGGACATGGAGAAGGAGATAGGGAAAGGACTCTTCGACCACTGGACTTATACGAGACATAACGCTTTGGAAACTATCTGCT TGACGGCCCTAGGAGTAGACTTCACAGACTCCAACCTTAATAGCAAGTACGTGGAAGCCGCAGAGTTAATATTCAATACAATTGTGGAGCGCTTCACGAAGTTCTGGTGGCATAGTCCCTACACCTTCGCCTGGAGCAACGTCAAGAAGAAGCAGGATGCCTGTCTTGAGATCCTGCATAATATGTCTAACACG GTCCTCCAAAAACGAAAATCAGAGTTCAATGGCAATATCTGTGCTGCGAGGAGTATAATTCcag GGTCAAAATTCAAGCCTTTCATGGACCTTCTGCTAGACTTGTCGGTAGAAAAGGGAGTATTTAACGACAGAGAGATTAGAGAGCATGTGGACACCATGATCGTTGGCGGCCATGACACTTCGGCCAATGTGCTCATGTTTACAATGATATTGTTGGGATCACATCCTGAAGCACAGGAGAAGGCGTTTGCTGA AGTTAGAGAAGTGCTAGGCGATGGAGACAGAGACGTGGAGAAGGCTGATTTATCAAAGCTGGTGTACTTGGAAGCTGTTCTGAAGGAGAGCATGAGGGTGTTCACCATCGTGCCGGTGCTCGCCAGGAAACTCGACAAAGACGTCAAGCTTA AAAACTACACCCTGTCAGCCGGTCGCACCTGTTTCTTGTTCGTATTTGGACTCCATAAGCACCCGATGTGGGGGCCCGACGTGAACGAGTTTAAGCCCGAACGTTGGATAGAGCCAGGAAAGTTGCCTGATAACCCCAACGCCTTTGCTGCCTTTAGTGTTGGGAGACGACAATGTATTG GTAAAGCGTATGCTCTGATGTCGATGAAGACGACCCTGGCTCACGTGGTGCGTCACTACAAGATAAAGGCCGATCACACCAAGGTGAGGCTGAAGCTCGACGTCATGCTCAAACCTGACGCAGGACACTGCATCAGCATTGAGAGACGATAG